A stretch of DNA from Desulfobacterales bacterium:
TCCTGATAATGCAAAACCACTCACTGATAAGGCAGTATGGTTTAGAAACGAAAATGATATTAATATGATTACGGTGTCTGAAGTGGAGAAGGGGTTTTTAGAACTTCTTAATTATTAGCATTCTAACTTGTTTATATTAAAATGCAAATTAATATTTCAAATGGAGAGCTTGTAGACAAAGTAAGTATCTTATCAATAAAATTGAAGAAGATTAAATCAAAGGAAAAACTATTTAATGTAAAAAAAGAATTTAATTTATTATATAAAAAAATGATTCTGCTTGGAATTTCAAAAAATTCCCTTTTGTATAAGACATTACTACAAATCAACGAAACTCTTTGGGTAATCGAAGATAAAATTCGGTTAAAGGAATTAAATAAAGAATTCGACGATGAATTTGTACAACTAGCTAGAAGTGTTTACATCGAAAATGATAGGCGGTCAGAAATAAAAAAACAAATCAATTTATCAACTCAATCTGATTTAATTGAAGAAAAAGAATATACACTTTATAATAAGTAAAAAATGAAAAGGTTAACCTATATTTTACAAGAATTATCGGTGGCGAGTTCTAAGGGTTTTGGATAGCTGGAAGGAAAATAAAGGGGCCGGACAGACGGACACGGATAGCGATTAAGGGAATATTATGTGCAAAGTCAGGGTCCGGGATTTGATTTCTACTGACTGTTTCTGCCGTTGGGCAATAGCAGGGCGTTAAAGATGCGCCGATCTTACATGAAAACGGATGGGTTTTAAGTAAACGCAAACGGTTAAGGCGCGCGGGATTCGGTGAAACCGCCCTGCTGGCGTTCCTCAGTGACACCCCCTTCCGGGTGGGCCGGATCAATGATTCACCCCTGCGCCGATGGAT
This window harbors:
- a CDS encoding DUF6165 family protein → MQINISNGELVDKVSILSIKLKKIKSKEKLFNVKKEFNLLYKKMILLGISKNSLLYKTLLQINETLWVIEDKIRLKELNKEFDDEFVQLARSVYIENDRRSEIKKQINLSTQSDLIEEKEYTLYNK